A window of Gloeomargarita sp. SKYB120 genomic DNA:
TGTAAGGCTTAGACATGAAAAACCTCTATGAACTCATTAGCCCTATTCTATGCCAAGCTAAACGTTTTTAGCTATAGATTGCTGCGCCGGCAGTTCATCCAAGTAAATTCGCCGCACCCGCCAGTAGGTTAAATATTCAGCCATGTTGGGAATCTCTCGCTCCGTACGCCGGTTGGGATACAGCACCAAGACTTGCCAGGAATGCCGTGGTTGATATTGCAGTAAATAAGTTGCCAATTCACCCTGTAAACGGTAGTAAAATCTGGCATCTGGTTGCATCTGCGCTTCAATCACAATCAGGGGTAAATTTTCATCGCTTGTTTCTGGTAGTAACAGACCGTCTAAGCGAAACCCAAATTCCTTGAGTTCAACTGATTGAAATTGATAAGGGACAGTAGGTACAGGCAAGCCCAACAACTCAAAGGCCAAATTAGGAGCTAGTTGGAACAGCTTGTAAAAGAGATTGTCACTACGCATGGAAAAAGCGTATTGGTTGTCACCCGTTGTCGTCAATGGCCGGAGTAAACTATAAACAACTCTCAAACTCCGCCAATTTCAAGCGCGGTTTGCCAATGTGGCTACAATAGTAAAAGGCATTCCCCCTTGGAAGTGACCATGTCCGACGACTTCCAACAGCAGGTTTTGAATGAACTCCGCAACCTTAACAATCGGCTTGACGCTGAGTTGGGGCAAATCAATGCTCGGTTGGATGCGGAGTTAGGTCGGATTAACGAGCGACTGGATAGGGAACTGGGCCAGATCAATGAGCGATTAGATAGAGAGCTGGGTCAGATCAACGAGCGACTAGATAGAGAACTGGGTCAGATCAACAGCCGGTTGGATGCCGAATTGAGTCGCGTTAATAGCCGGCTCGACCGCTTGGAAGGGGATGTGCGGGAGTTGAAAAGTGAACTGCGGGAGTTGCGTGTCGAATTCAACGCCTATCAGAAAGGGTTAGATGGCATGGTGCGCATGGCCAATACCATCATCATCGCCACTGCTAGCGTTATCGTCCTGGGTAATCTTGTGCCATCGGTCCTCAACTTCGTGGGTCAAACTGCGAACCTGACAACTCGCTAGCAGCAATTCCTGTCCTTTCCCACACCAGAGTGTCAAAATGGGAAGCAGAGCGTGACTTCACCGGCAGATAAAGCGCAATGACTTCTGTGACAACTGCTGTACAAAGTTATTACCGAACCTGGCAGGGGTGGCGTACGCACTGGGTGCAGGCGGGACAACAGGGACCAGCCATTGTCCTAATTCACGGGTTTGGGGCATCTACCGACCACTGGCGCTACAATATTCCCGATTTGGCGCGGGATCACCGGGTGTGGGCGGTGGATTTGCTAGGGTTTGGCCGCTCGGAAAAACCGCCGGTAGACTATACGGGCGAATTGTGGCGCGAGCAATTGCGGGATTTTGTGAGCGATGTGATTCAAGAACCGGTGTTTCTGGTGGGGAATTCCCTAGGGGGTTACGCAGCCTTGTGCTTTGGTGTAGATTGCCCCGAATGGACGCGGGGGGTGGCTTTGCTTAATTGCGCGGGGCCAGTAGGCAGCGACAGTATTCGTCCGAACCCCATCCGCCGTTTCCTGTTCAGCTTGCCGGGGGTGGTGGATGTCGCCAGTGCTGGTTTGTTTCTCTACATGCGCAACCGCCGGGTGATTCGCCAGATTTTGCACCAGGTTTATAAAGACCCCACCCACGTGGACGATGCTTTGGTCGAGAGCATTTACCGACCGGCTTGGGACAAAGGAGCGTTTGGTGTATTTCGGGCTGTGTTCAAATCGCCGCCCGGTCGCCGTTTAGACCAGCTTTTTGCCCAGTTGACTCGCCCTTTGCTTTTGATGTGGGGAACCGCCGACCCGTGGATGACAGTGGCGCGGGCGAAACGGTGTAATGCATTTGCTCCCTATGCGCAGGTGGAATGGCTGGATGCCGGGCATTGCCCCCACGATGAACGCCCGGATTTGGTCAATCCACTGGTGCGTCGCTGGTGCCAATCCGTCGCAGGATGACGCTGGAGCGGGGATTCGCCAGGTAGCGGGGGGTGGTGATGCGGGGGCCATTGGGGTTCAACGGTTCCTGGAGATAGGTATCTAGTAACCGCCGCCAGACACCGGGGGGCAACGTGAATTCCAAGCATTCCCAGTAACTATTGAGAATGACGTACAGGTGCTCGCCAGCGCTGGGATAAACCATTTCAAACGCCAGAGCGTGACTGTTGAATTCCCAACCCTGTTTCCCCAGTTCCGTCCCATGCCAGACAATGTGGGGATGGGTCACCCCTGGCGGCACCGGATAGGGTTCGACTTGCAAGCGCGTGCGCTCTTGGAACAGGTACAGGGATTGCATCCAGTTCAGTAGCTTTTGCCAGAAGACCAGCATATCCCGGTGGCGGTGCACCAAGCGCCAGTCGAACCAACTGATATCGTTGTCCTGGCAATAGGCGTTGTTGTTGCCCCGCTGGGTGCGCCGGACTTCATCCCCCATCAGAATCATCGGCGTCCCCTGGGAAATCGCCAGAATGACCAAGAAGTTTTTGATTTGCCGGTTCCGTAGCGCTTCAACCTCCAGGTTATCTGTCGGGCCTTCCACGCCGCAGTTCCAACTGTAGTTGTCATTGGTGCCGTCCCGGTTGTCCTCGCCGTTGGCCTCGTTGTGCTTGGCGTTGTAGGACACCAGGTCATTCATCGTAAACCCGTCGTGGCAGGTGATGAAATTGATGGTGCGGTTAGGAATATCGTGGGGTTCGGCGTACAGGTCAGGGCTACCCAAAATGCGCATCGCTACCCGGCCCAACATGCCCCCATCCCCCCGGACAAACCGGCGCACATCATCCCGAAACAGCCCATTCCACTCGGCAAATCGCTCCCCGATAAACGACCCCACCTGGTACAAACCAGCGGCATCCCAGGCTTCGGCAATGATCTTAGTGCCCGCCAGCACTGGGTCGGACTCAATCAACCAGGGCAGGGGTGGGTCGGCTAGGGGCGAACCCGTTTTACTGCGCGAGAGAATGGCCGCCAAATCAAACCGGAACCCGTCCACATGCATCACATCTACCCAGTAGCGCAGACAGTCCAAAATCAACCGGCTGACCACCTCGTGATTGGCCTTGACCGTGTTGCCGCAGCCGCTGTAGTTGCTGTAGTAGGCGGGGTTGTCCGGCTCCAGGATGTAATACGTCTGGTTATCAATGCCGCGAAACGACAGCGTGGGTCCCGTGTGGTCGCCCTCAGCCGTATGGTTAAACACCACATCCAAAATCACTTCAATCCCCGCCCGGTGCAAGGCCTTGACCATGTCCCGAAACTCATTGAGCGGCCCAAACAGCGATTGGTCGGAACTGTAGGCGCGGTGGGGGGCAAAAAACGCCAGCGTGCTATAACCCCAGTAATTCTTCAACCCCGGCGGCGCGTCCTGTTCATCAAACTGATGAATCGGCAACAGTTCCACCGCCGTGACCCCCAGCGCCTTCAGGTAAGGGATTTTTTCGATGAGGCCCGCATAGGTTCCCCGCTTCTTCTCCGGCACTCCCGAACTAGGATGCGCCGTAAACCCCTTGACGTGCATCTCGTAAATCACGGTACGGGCGTAGGGAATTTCCAGCGGCACATCCCCTTCCCAGTCGTAATCGCTGGGGTCCACCACCACACCCCGCAGGGCATAGGCGCAGTTATCCCCTGGACGGCGGGCCGCTTCCCGGTCGTAGCGTTCCCAATTCACCACCAGCCGCGCGTAGGGGTCCAGCAATACCTTACTCCCGTCAAAGCGATGGCCCTGTTCTGGCGCGTAAGGACCATAGATCCGGTAAGCATACACTTGGCCGTGCCCAATACCCGTGACAAACACATGCCAGTAATAGCCTGTGCGGTGATAGGGGGGCGTCAAGGAAATGACATGGGCGGGACGGGGGTCGTCCGGTCGGTCAAACAGGAGTAACTCCACTCGCTGGGCGTGCTTGGAGTACAGGCAAAAATTGACCCCTTGCGGCGTGACTGTCGCTCCCAGTGGAAAACTCCGTCCCCGCTGTACCGTCAACATTGGCTCCCAGGCCCGATTCATCAAACTTCATCAAAGTCATCAAACATTATCGAGCGATGGGCGTTGGGGGATGAGCCACTTCGGCAAAAGATTTAACAAATGCCCACCGGAGCGATTTTCTATACTGAAATCCAGATGCCGCCACCGCTATGATTGCCGTTATTTACGCCGACGACTATCTCCAGCACCAGGTAGGCTACGGTCATCCCGAACGTCCGGCGCGGCTGACGGCCATTGTCCAAGCCTTACAAAACGTTCCCTGGCGCGACCAGATTCGCTGGTTGTCTCCCAATGCCGACCGACCAATTGATGCCTACCTGCGCTGGGTGCATACACCGGAGTACTTGGAGGCTCTCGCCCACCTGTGCGCCAAAGGGGGGGGCTGGTTGGATACGGACACGCCGGTTAGCCCCCAGAGTGAACGGGTCGCGCGCCTGGCGGTGCAAGGTTGGCTCGACGGAGTAGATTGGGTGTTAGACCAGCATGAGCCAGTGTTTGTGGCCGCCCGTCCGCCTGGTCATCACGCGCTTCCCGACCAGGGCATGGGGTTTTGTCTTTTTGCGAATGCCGCCATCAGTGCGCTCTATGCGTTGCGAGTGCGGGGCCTAGCGCGCGTGGCCATCCTGGACTGGGATGTCCATCATGGCAATGGCACCCAACTACTCGTGGAATCGTTGCCCCAAATTGCCTTTTGCTCGATTCACCAGGCCCCCTTTTATCCCGGCACCGGCCATCCCCACGAAAAAGGCTGTTGTAACAACGTGCTGAATTTACCGGTACGGGCTGGCAGCGATTTTTCCCACTACGCCAAGTTGTTCGAGCAACAGGTGTTGCCCTTTTTCCAGTCGTTTGCTCCCGATTTACTCATTGTCAGCGCCGGTTACGACGCTTTGGCCGCCGACCCGCTGGCCCAGATCAATTTGCACCCCAAAGACTACGGCACATTCACCCGCTGGCTGCGGACCCTGGGTTGCCCGCTGATGTTTGGCCTGGAGGGGGGTTATCATTTAGACGCCCTGGCCCAAGCCGTGGTCGCCACCCTGAGCGCCTGTCTTAACTGAGAAAAATTATTACAAGATGTTAAGGTCTGTGCCTAGATGTGACCGACCTGTCGCACAATAAATGCCGGAGAAAACCGCATTTGGTTCTGTTTCGGGTGAAGTAGGATCAAGTGCGGTTCCCCTGATAAGATCATCACTGCTGGGCACTCAGGTTTTGAGTTGTCCGCTTGACAAACCGACATACCCTCTGGAGTAGGTTCATGAGTATTGTCACTAAATCCATCGTGAATGCGGATGCCGAAGCCCGTTACCTCAGCCCCGGTGAACTCGACCGGATCAAGAGCTTTGTGGCTTCGGGCGAAAGGCGGCTGCGGATTGCCCAAATTCTGGCCGACAACCGGGAGCGGATCGTGAAGGAAGCCGGACAGCAATTGTTCCAGAAGCGGCCTGATGTGGTCTCTCCTGGGGGCAATGCCTACGGCGAAGAGATGACCGCCACCTGCCTGCGGGATTTGGACTACTACCTGCGGCTGGTGACTTACGGCATCGTGGCCGGGGATGTGACGCCGATTGAAGAAATCGGTTTGGTAGGGGTCAAGGAAATGTACAACTCCTTGGGAACGCCCATCTCGGCGATGGCCGAAGGCATCCGGTGCATGAAGAACGTGGCCAGCTCCCTGCTGTCGGGCGAAGACGCCATGGAGGCCGGTTTCTACTTCGACTACATCATCAGCGCCATGCAGTAGTGGCGCACTCTTGTTCAACCGTTGAGAGGATATCAACCATGCAAGATGCAATTACGGCGGTGATTAATGCTGCGGACGTGCAGGGCAAGTACCTGGACAGCAGCGCCATTGAAAAGCTGAAAAAGTACTTCCAGACCGGTGAACTGCGGGTGCGGGCGGCAGCAACGATTGCAGCTAATGCTGCCACTATTATCAAAGAAGCGGTGGCCAAGTCGTTGCTGTACTCGGACATCACCCGTCCCGGCGGCAACATGTACACCACCCGGCGTTATGCGGCCTGCATCCGGGATTTGGACTACTACCTGCGTTATGCCACCTACGCAATGCTGGCGGGCGATCCTTCCATCCTGGACGAGCGGGTGCTCAACGGGTTGAAGGAAACCTACAACTCCTTGGGCGTGCCGATTGGGGCGACCATCCAAGCCATCCAAGCGATGAAGGAAGTCACTGCCAGCCTGGTGGGTCCTGACGCGGGCAAGGAAATGGCGGTGTACTTTGACTATATCTGTTCCGGTTTGAGCTAAATTCCTCCTGGTGGGGGGTTGACAGGTGGCTATGGTGTTGTCGCCTGGTGACCTCCCACTTTTGCCCTTTAGTGGAGACGATTCACTATGCGGATGTTCAAAATTACGGCCTGTG
This region includes:
- a CDS encoding Rpn family recombination-promoting nuclease/putative transposase; protein product: MRSDNLFYKLFQLAPNLAFELLGLPVPTVPYQFQSVELKEFGFRLDGLLLPETSDENLPLIVIEAQMQPDARFYYRLQGELATYLLQYQPRHSWQVLVLYPNRRTEREIPNMAEYLTYWRVRRIYLDELPAQQSIAKNV
- a CDS encoding apolipoprotein A1/A4/E family protein, with the protein product MSDDFQQQVLNELRNLNNRLDAELGQINARLDAELGRINERLDRELGQINERLDRELGQINERLDRELGQINSRLDAELSRVNSRLDRLEGDVRELKSELRELRVEFNAYQKGLDGMVRMANTIIIATASVIVLGNLVPSVLNFVGQTANLTTR
- a CDS encoding alpha/beta fold hydrolase; amino-acid sequence: MTSVTTAVQSYYRTWQGWRTHWVQAGQQGPAIVLIHGFGASTDHWRYNIPDLARDHRVWAVDLLGFGRSEKPPVDYTGELWREQLRDFVSDVIQEPVFLVGNSLGGYAALCFGVDCPEWTRGVALLNCAGPVGSDSIRPNPIRRFLFSLPGVVDVASAGLFLYMRNRRVIRQILHQVYKDPTHVDDALVESIYRPAWDKGAFGVFRAVFKSPPGRRLDQLFAQLTRPLLLMWGTADPWMTVARAKRCNAFAPYAQVEWLDAGHCPHDERPDLVNPLVRRWCQSVAG
- the glgX gene encoding glycogen debranching protein GlgX; protein product: MLTVQRGRSFPLGATVTPQGVNFCLYSKHAQRVELLLFDRPDDPRPAHVISLTPPYHRTGYYWHVFVTGIGHGQVYAYRIYGPYAPEQGHRFDGSKVLLDPYARLVVNWERYDREAARRPGDNCAYALRGVVVDPSDYDWEGDVPLEIPYARTVIYEMHVKGFTAHPSSGVPEKKRGTYAGLIEKIPYLKALGVTAVELLPIHQFDEQDAPPGLKNYWGYSTLAFFAPHRAYSSDQSLFGPLNEFRDMVKALHRAGIEVILDVVFNHTAEGDHTGPTLSFRGIDNQTYYILEPDNPAYYSNYSGCGNTVKANHEVVSRLILDCLRYWVDVMHVDGFRFDLAAILSRSKTGSPLADPPLPWLIESDPVLAGTKIIAEAWDAAGLYQVGSFIGERFAEWNGLFRDDVRRFVRGDGGMLGRVAMRILGSPDLYAEPHDIPNRTINFITCHDGFTMNDLVSYNAKHNEANGEDNRDGTNDNYSWNCGVEGPTDNLEVEALRNRQIKNFLVILAISQGTPMILMGDEVRRTQRGNNNAYCQDNDISWFDWRLVHRHRDMLVFWQKLLNWMQSLYLFQERTRLQVEPYPVPPGVTHPHIVWHGTELGKQGWEFNSHALAFEMVYPSAGEHLYVILNSYWECLEFTLPPGVWRRLLDTYLQEPLNPNGPRITTPRYLANPRSSVILRRIGTSDAPVD
- a CDS encoding histone deacetylase, which gives rise to MIAVIYADDYLQHQVGYGHPERPARLTAIVQALQNVPWRDQIRWLSPNADRPIDAYLRWVHTPEYLEALAHLCAKGGGWLDTDTPVSPQSERVARLAVQGWLDGVDWVLDQHEPVFVAARPPGHHALPDQGMGFCLFANAAISALYALRVRGLARVAILDWDVHHGNGTQLLVESLPQIAFCSIHQAPFYPGTGHPHEKGCCNNVLNLPVRAGSDFSHYAKLFEQQVLPFFQSFAPDLLIVSAGYDALAADPLAQINLHPKDYGTFTRWLRTLGCPLMFGLEGGYHLDALAQAVVATLSACLN
- the apcA gene encoding allophycocyanin subunit alpha yields the protein MSIVTKSIVNADAEARYLSPGELDRIKSFVASGERRLRIAQILADNRERIVKEAGQQLFQKRPDVVSPGGNAYGEEMTATCLRDLDYYLRLVTYGIVAGDVTPIEEIGLVGVKEMYNSLGTPISAMAEGIRCMKNVASSLLSGEDAMEAGFYFDYIISAMQ
- the apcB gene encoding allophycocyanin subunit beta, whose product is MQDAITAVINAADVQGKYLDSSAIEKLKKYFQTGELRVRAAATIAANAATIIKEAVAKSLLYSDITRPGGNMYTTRRYAACIRDLDYYLRYATYAMLAGDPSILDERVLNGLKETYNSLGVPIGATIQAIQAMKEVTASLVGPDAGKEMAVYFDYICSGLS